Proteins encoded by one window of Bacteroidales bacterium:
- the mqnB gene encoding futalosine hydrolase, whose amino-acid sequence MQILIVSATYNEVKPLIEKFILVEKKNDYFSSYTFNKINIDVLATGVGITSTAFHLGKILSLTKYDYVFNFGIAGAFNKSIKIGDVVNVASDIISELGAENGKSFLRFDELKIGESTMQKTAYKVENKNIINNPVISVLPVVKGITVNTVHGNSASISEIEKLFSPDVESMEGAAFLFACNFENLKCAQIRAISNHVEVRNIHNWNIELAIKNLNDTALKIINTIC is encoded by the coding sequence ATGCAAATATTAATTGTTTCGGCAACATACAACGAAGTTAAACCGTTAATCGAAAAGTTTATTTTAGTTGAAAAAAAGAACGATTATTTTTCATCATATACTTTTAATAAAATAAATATTGATGTTCTTGCTACAGGAGTGGGGATTACAAGCACAGCATTTCATCTTGGTAAAATACTTTCTTTAACTAAATATGATTATGTTTTTAATTTCGGGATTGCCGGAGCTTTTAATAAATCAATAAAAATTGGTGATGTTGTAAATGTTGCATCGGATATTATTTCTGAACTTGGCGCTGAAAATGGGAAATCATTTTTAAGATTTGATGAATTAAAAATAGGGGAAAGCACTATGCAAAAAACAGCATATAAAGTTGAGAATAAAAATATAATAAATAATCCTGTGATTTCTGTGTTGCCCGTTGTTAAAGGAATTACAGTAAACACCGTTCATGGAAATTCAGCATCGATTTCTGAAATTGAAAAACTTTTTTCGCCTGATGTAGAAAGTATGGAAGGTGCTGCATTTTTATTTGCATGTAATTTTGAAAACCTTAAATGCGCGCAAATCCGCGCCATTTCTAATCATGTAGAAGTAAGAAATATTCATAACTGGAATATAGAATTAGCTATAAAAAATTTAAACGATACTGCTTTGAAAATCATAAATACAATTTGCTAA
- a CDS encoding 1,4-dihydroxy-6-naphthoate synthase codes for MNFLKSKIVSTGGGHEPEISIGFSPCPNDTFIFDALVNGKIDTEGLQFNYVLNDVEELNRKALIAELDVTKISFFAYSEIYKNYQLLDSGSALGFSCGPLLVAREKFLIDDINKKKIAIPGIHTTANFLMTFSFPDAKDKTEILFSEIEDVVMNGTFDAGVIIHENRFTYQQKGLHKIVDLGELWEQKTKMPIPLGGIAVKRSLDDEFKKKIEKLIRKSVEFAFQNPASSNDFVCRNAQAMDVEVMKKHIELYVNEFSVSLGNKGKEAIKFLFNKAKELKIILKEPGDIFI; via the coding sequence ATGAATTTTCTCAAATCTAAAATCGTATCTACCGGCGGTGGACATGAACCTGAAATCAGTATAGGTTTTTCGCCATGTCCGAACGATACTTTTATTTTCGATGCATTGGTTAACGGGAAAATTGATACCGAAGGGCTGCAATTTAATTATGTTTTAAACGATGTTGAGGAGCTTAACCGCAAAGCATTAATTGCTGAACTTGATGTTACAAAAATAAGTTTCTTTGCTTATTCCGAAATTTATAAAAATTATCAACTATTGGATTCGGGCAGTGCGCTTGGTTTTAGCTGTGGCCCATTATTAGTTGCTCGTGAAAAATTTTTGATTGATGATATCAATAAAAAGAAAATTGCAATTCCCGGAATTCACACTACAGCAAACTTTTTGATGACTTTTTCTTTTCCCGATGCAAAGGATAAAACAGAAATTTTATTTTCAGAAATTGAAGATGTCGTGATGAATGGCACATTTGACGCGGGAGTCATTATTCATGAAAATCGTTTTACATATCAGCAAAAAGGTTTACATAAAATTGTTGACCTAGGCGAGTTGTGGGAGCAAAAAACAAAAATGCCTATTCCGCTAGGAGGCATAGCAGTAAAGCGTTCTTTGGATGATGAGTTCAAAAAGAAAATTGAAAAATTAATTCGTAAAAGCGTTGAGTTTGCTTTTCAGAATCCTGCATCATCAAATGATTTTGTTTGTAGAAACGCACAAGCAATGGATGTTGAGGTGATGAAAAAACATATTGAACTTTATGTAAATGAATTTTCGGTAAGTCTTGGGAATAAAGGAAAAGAAGCAATTAAATTTTTATTTAATAAAGCAAAGGAATTGAAAA